From Salvia splendens isolate huo1 chromosome 3, SspV2, whole genome shotgun sequence, a single genomic window includes:
- the LOC121793527 gene encoding zinc finger MYND domain-containing protein 15 isoform X2 — MISLSHSPKSRLGVHLLGMWICECSCGGVSASSYDHSRLMSSWNLPSELCPCRGPSSPIPDCLTSWKDYYEWRHIPFCSPASLLLHWPLTIFRAIQLATLESLLPEFANELRIHYLGPERELLQLVIFGELQALFPGVKLYIDLVGPAIPNVRDGEKIDLCTYAQCNDMGCECQSSADSYRERVDTRLSSAITLRLHAGCYHDCYRELLQDSFPHIIIAPNAGVAAYKSWIPTLEVIKDLKVPAVFSDYCEEACHLAASCIRSVTGYAPRIPIQINPFRQPLCVEESALYLPCYSNCFMFGL, encoded by the exons ATGATTTCCCTTTCACATTCACCCAAATCCAG GCTTGGCGTCCACCTTTTAGGAATGTGGATTTGTGAATGCAGCTGTGGTGGAGTCTCAGCCTCTAGTTATGACCATTCAAG GTTGATGAGTAGTTGGAATCTTCCAAGTGAGTTATGTCCTTGCAGAG GACCATCCTCTCCAATACCTGACTGCCTAACTTCTTGGAAGGACTACTACGAGTGGAGGCACATCCCTTTTTGTAGCCCTGCTTCTTTACTTCTTCATTGG CCCTTAACAATATTCCGGGCCATTCAGCTTGCAACTCTTGAAAGCTTGCTTCCTGAATTCGCCAACGAACTGCGAATACATTATCTAG GACCAGAAAGGGAACTTCTTCAGCTGGTAATCTTTGGGGAGCTGCAAGCACTCTTCCCGGGAGTAAAGCTGTACATCGATCTTGTTGGACCTGCAATTCCAAATGTCAG GGACGGTGAAAAGATTGATCTGTGTACTTATGCTCAGTGTAATGACATGGGCTGTGAGTGCCAGAGTTCTGCTGATAGTTACCGCGAAAGGGTAGACACTCGTCTCTCTTCTGCAATCACATTACGACTCCATGCAGGCTGTTATCATGACTGTTACAGAGAATTACTGCAG GATTCTTTTCCTCATATTATCATAGCCCCAAACGCAGGTGTTGCCGCCTACAAGAGCTGGATACCTACTCTT GAAGTAATAAAGGATCTCAAGGTTCCAGCAGTATTCTCCGATTACTGTGAAGAAGCTTGTCATCTTGCAGCTTCATGTATCAGATCTGTAACAGGCTATGCTCCTAGAATACCA
- the LOC121793527 gene encoding zinc finger MYND domain-containing protein 15 isoform X1, with the protein MECAAKGGGTPCSGPPIRRCQRCQVVAYCSLAHQVSHRSAHKRECERFEQQMKRANTLNDFPFTFTQIQDTRCSFLNRLGVHLLGMWICECSCGGVSASSYDHSRLMSSWNLPSELCPCRGPSSPIPDCLTSWKDYYEWRHIPFCSPASLLLHWPLTIFRAIQLATLESLLPEFANELRIHYLGPERELLQLVIFGELQALFPGVKLYIDLVGPAIPNVRDGEKIDLCTYAQCNDMGCECQSSADSYRERVDTRLSSAITLRLHAGCYHDCYRELLQDSFPHIIIAPNAGVAAYKSWIPTLEVIKDLKVPAVFSDYCEEACHLAASCIRSVTGYAPRIPIQINPFRQPLCVEESALYLPCYSNCFMFGL; encoded by the exons ATGGAGTGCGCCGCAAAGGGCGGTGGAACGCCGTGCTCCGGCCCTCCCATCCGCCGTTGCCAACGTTGCCAAGTCGTTGCGTACTGCTCCCTCGCTCATCAG GTTTCGCACAGAAGTGCGCATAAAAGAGAGTGTGAGAGGTTCGAGCAGCAAATGAAGCGCGCTAACACCTTGAATGATTTCCCTTTCACATTCACCCAAATCCAG GATACAAGGTGTTCATTTTTAAATAGGCTTGGCGTCCACCTTTTAGGAATGTGGATTTGTGAATGCAGCTGTGGTGGAGTCTCAGCCTCTAGTTATGACCATTCAAG GTTGATGAGTAGTTGGAATCTTCCAAGTGAGTTATGTCCTTGCAGAG GACCATCCTCTCCAATACCTGACTGCCTAACTTCTTGGAAGGACTACTACGAGTGGAGGCACATCCCTTTTTGTAGCCCTGCTTCTTTACTTCTTCATTGG CCCTTAACAATATTCCGGGCCATTCAGCTTGCAACTCTTGAAAGCTTGCTTCCTGAATTCGCCAACGAACTGCGAATACATTATCTAG GACCAGAAAGGGAACTTCTTCAGCTGGTAATCTTTGGGGAGCTGCAAGCACTCTTCCCGGGAGTAAAGCTGTACATCGATCTTGTTGGACCTGCAATTCCAAATGTCAG GGACGGTGAAAAGATTGATCTGTGTACTTATGCTCAGTGTAATGACATGGGCTGTGAGTGCCAGAGTTCTGCTGATAGTTACCGCGAAAGGGTAGACACTCGTCTCTCTTCTGCAATCACATTACGACTCCATGCAGGCTGTTATCATGACTGTTACAGAGAATTACTGCAG GATTCTTTTCCTCATATTATCATAGCCCCAAACGCAGGTGTTGCCGCCTACAAGAGCTGGATACCTACTCTT GAAGTAATAAAGGATCTCAAGGTTCCAGCAGTATTCTCCGATTACTGTGAAGAAGCTTGTCATCTTGCAGCTTCATGTATCAGATCTGTAACAGGCTATGCTCCTAGAATACCA
- the LOC121797155 gene encoding two-component response regulator ARR6-like, with the protein MCIFSYTNFSFFISLLCHFYGNVSFWAARFGFSSSGLLRILLKMAKNGFFSRLRRVDDLSHEVHVLAVDDSLVDRKVIERLLKITSCKVTAVDSGRRALQFLGLDETEKNSVALDGLKVDLIITDYCMPGMTGYELLKKIKGSSTFREIPVVIMSSENVLTRIDRCLEEGAEDFIVKPVKLSDVKRLKKCMFGEGLGLNKRKLEEHCDVAMPSTTQSVDEDNISSSRSPPSPCSPRSFSSLPSSPTSSTPLDSPTRRFEASSES; encoded by the exons ATGTGCATTTTTTCTTACACCAATTTCTCCTTTTTCATTTCTCTTCTCTGTCATTTTTATGGTAATGTGAGCTTCTGGGCTGCAAGATTTGGCTTTTCTTCATCTGGGCTGCTGAGAATTTTGTTGAAGATGGCTAAAAATGGTTTCTTTTCGAGATTGAGGAGAGTGGATGACTTGTCTCATGAGGTTCATGTGTTGGCTGTGGATGACAGCCTTGTTGATAGGAAAGTCATTGAGAGGTTGCTCAAAATCACTTCTTGCAAAG TAACAGCAGTGGATAGTGGGAGGAGAGCTTTGCAGTTTTTGGGATTAGATGAGACTGAAAAAAACTCTGTTGCTTTAGAT gGATTAAAGGTGGATCTGATAATCACAGATTATTGTATGCCTGGAATGACAGGCTATGAGTTGCTGAAAAAGATTAAG GGTTCATCAACTTTTCGAGAAATCCCAGTTGTAATCATGTCTTCTGAAAACGTTTTGACTAGGATTGACAG ATGTTTGGAAGAAGGTGCTGAAGATTTCATAGTAAAGCCAGTGAAACTGTCTGATGTCAAAAGGCTAAAAAAGTGCATGTTTGGAGAAGGGTTGGGGCTTAACAAGAGGAAACTAGAAGAGCATTGTGATGTTGCAATGCCAAGCACAACGCAGTCTGTAGACGAAGACAACATCTCATCAAGCCGGTCACCTCCATCACCTTGCTCACCGAGATCATTCTCGTCCCTGCCTTCAAGCCCAACTTCGTCCACACCCCTCGACTCTCCAACAAGGAGGTTCGAGGCCAGCAGCGAGAGCTGA
- the LOC121797299 gene encoding formin-like protein 4 gives MAATTFLSFFIFLIISHIPESSSQQNIETFYPFSPPPIPSIPPPPPPPDPPISFPPPPGPEVPPPRRTSTKAAVGRAIGVTAASTVVLSALLLFLFVRYNSRRKREENPPASAAATANGSAARGSFRRYGGNVKGLIVDENGLDVLYWRNMQEGENQNQAGYRKQNFKSLKEEQQEEEKRVVSERERERRSKPPVQELPLLRGKSSTSQSLIWAEEKNDQIIEKAPSFANGVAAVKVEKQLLQNGPPPPPLPPPPGAPSRLSAPPPIVKVGAIAKKSPAPPPPPPPIPANIGPSPPPPPPSSTKPPNKRSSSAGESSSEKVKLKPLHWDKVNPNVEHSMVWDKIDKGSFKFDGDLMEALFGSVAVNRRSPRGGETNQPPSPLSNKFGPPSQIFLLDTRRSQNTAIVLKSLALSRKEIINALNEGRGLSSDTIEKLAAIAPTSDEASQITAFDGDPTRLADAESFLYHLLKSVPTAFSRFHAMLFRSNYDSEVLSIKASLYALESSCKELRTRGLFLKLLEAVLKAGNRLNAGTSRGNAQAFNLTALRKLSDVKSSDGKTTLLQFVVQEVVRAEGKRCVLNRNRSLNNNNNNNNNNDNNNAISKEDRERDYMMLGLPVIGGLSAEFSNVKKAAALDHDALAKSVDALADQLSETRNALQQCSSGEGGFAREMSGFLDTAELEMRVVREEEARAMELVKKTTDYYQAGSSKDKGANPFQLFVIVKDFLGMVDQVCIEIARNVQKRRSAPPSVEGSSSPARVFRFPKLPANFMSDNSKSGGSSDSDTD, from the exons ATGGCCGCAACTACGTTTCTttccttcttcatcttcctcatcaTCTCTCACATTCCAGAATCTTCTTCTCAGCAAAACATCGAGACGTTCTATCCATTCTCTCCGCCGCCTATTCCTTCCATCCCCCCGCCGCCTCCCCCTCCAGACCCGCCCATCTCCTTCCCTCCGCCGCCCGGGCCTGAAGTCCCGCCGCCGCGCAGGACTTCCACGAAGGCCGCGGTGGGAAGAGCGATAGGCGTCACGGCTGCAAGCACAGTCGTTTTATCCGCGCTTCTTTTGTTTCTCTTTGTGAGGTATAATTCGCGGCGGAAGCGGGAGGAGAATCCTCCCGCTTCTGCCGCAGCCACCGCAAATGGCTCAGCGGCGCGTGGGAGCTTCAGGCGATACGGCGGGAATGTGAAGGGGCTGATTGTGGATGAGAATGGGTTGGATGTGCTGTATTGGAGAAATATGCAGGAGGGGGAGAATCAGAATCAAGCTGGTTACAGGAAACAGAATTTCAAGAGCTTGAAGGAGGAGCAGcaagaagaggagaagagagttgttagtgagagggagagagagaggaggagcaAGCCGCCGGTGCAAGAACTTCCTCTGCTTCGAGGGAAATCCTCCACTTCTCAGAGCTTAATCTGGGCGGAGGAGAAGAATGATCAGATCATCGAGAAAGCACCTTCGTTTGCAAACGGTGTTGCTGCAGTTAAGGTTGAAAAGCAACTCTTGCAGAATgggcctccgccgccgccgcttccTCCTCCGCCGGGAGCACCGTCGCGCCTCTCCGCTCCACCACCAATAGTAAAGGTTGGAGCAATTGCGAAAAAAAGccccgcaccaccaccacccccgCCGCCTATTCCGGCCAACATAGGTCcctctccaccaccaccgccgccgtcaTCGACGAAGCCGCCTAATAAGCGGTCGTCTTCAGCCGGAGAAAGCTCTAGCGAGAAAGTAAAACTGAAACCCTTGCACTGGGATAAGGTGAATCCAAATGTGGAGCATTCCATGGTGTGGGACAAAATCGACAAGGGCTCATTCAA atttgacGGAGACCTAATGGAAGCCCTCTTCGGATCAGTAGCAGTGAACAGAAGATCCCCACGCGGCGGCGAAACCAATCAACCACCTAGTCCATTAAGCAACAAATTCGGCCCTCCGTCGCAGATATTCCTCCTCGACACGAGGCGATCACAAAACACGGCCATCGTCCTCAAATCCCTCGCCCTCTCCAGAAAAGAAATCATCAACGCTCTAAACGAAGGCCGCGGCCTAAGCAGCGACACAATCGAGAAGCTCGCCGCAATCGCCCCTACAAGCGACGAAGCCTCACAGATCACCGCCTTCGACGGCGATCCGACGAGGCTCGCCGACGCAGAATCCTTCCTCTACCACCTCCTCAAATCCGTCCCCACCGCCTTCAGCAGGTTCCACGCCATGCTCTTCCGATCAAACTATGATTCCGAGGTTTTAAGCATCAAGGCTTCCCTCTACGCGCTAGAATCATCTTGCAAGGAACTGCGAACTAGAGGACTCTTCCTGAAGCTTCTAGAAGCTGTTCTCAAAGCCGGAAACCGGTTAAACGCAGGGACGTCGCGAGGCAACGCGCAGGCGTTCAACCTCACAGCCCTCAGAAAACTCTCCGACGTCAAGAGCTCCGACGGGAAAACCACGCTGCTCCAGTTCGTGGTGCAAGAAGTCGTCCGGGCGGAGGGAAAGCGCTGCGTTCTCAACAGAAACCGCAGTctcaataacaataacaataacaataacaataacgaTAACAACAACGCTATCTCCAAAGAAGACCGCGAGAGAGACTACATGATGCTTGGATTGCCCGTGATCGGGGGCCTCAGCGCCGAGTTTTCAAACGTGAAGAAGGCCGCGGCGCTGGACCACGACGCGCTTGCCAAATCCGTCGACGCATTAGCGGATCAATTGAGTGAAACTCGTAACGCGCTGCAGCAATGCAGCAGCGGTGAAGGAGGATTTGCGCGGGAGATGAGTGGGTTTCTGGATACGGCGGAGCTGGAGATGAGGGTGGTGAGGGAGGAGGAGGCGAGGGCGATGGAGCTGGTGAAGAAGACGACGGATTACTATCAAGCAGGATCGTCTAAAGATAAAGGGGCGAATCCGTTTCAGCTGTTTGTGATCGTTAAAGATTTCTTGGGGATGGTTGATCAGGTGTGTATAGAGATTGCGAGGAATGTGCAGAAGAGGAGATCGGCGCCGCCGTCAGTTGAGGGGTCGTCGTCGCCGGCGAGGGTGTTCAGATTCCCTAAACTTCCGGCTAATTTCATGTCGGACAACTCCAAGAGCGGCGGCTCCAGTGATTCCGACACCGACTAG
- the LOC121794767 gene encoding protein WVD2-like 7 translates to MDDSAKSGARLEVSVSFGRFENDALSWEKWSSFSPNKYLEEVGSLSTPGSVAQKKAYFEAHYKKIAARKAEEMEQENSMSPIIPSPCLSSKEDHSENSSENGAEFGLFSHERLVERIAEEEACAAALTNVVTADEEKNCDARSSKGDEQGACMNGLIENVASEEEMGASVESGSSAIQEAKDETNIDVDNSELNVSKDALSVVLETPQKVSQCILERPRESKNVLKQSSVVKKENSKLNTRHVPQKVTPMNKERNSSMTRKKVVTPPTKPLPATTPRHMRPTLVSSPISAPQALKKKVNHSAPPKTLVGQSKKVAPTSLHMSLSLGPAESLGAIPMTRKSLIMESMGDKDIVRRAFKTFQNRTNGFATDEKPTTVKHASSTAREPKTSSYRTPTKGNEGPRKEAEKRTSQRIQSGTRSNPLSTGLHKSTALDKKSPATPSPAAGLRSDDKAAKRKEFLKKLGEKSIARESEKAQLAAKSKVGVENGMRQKPITTR, encoded by the exons ATGGATGATTCTGCGAAATCTGGTGCTAGATTGGAAGTTTCGGTTTCATTCGGTAGGTTTGAGAACGATGCACTCTCGTGGGAGAAATGGTCTTCTTTCTCCCCCAACAAGTATTTGGAGGAAGTTGGGAGCTTATCAACACCGGGATCGGTGGCACAGAAAAAGGCCTATTTCGAAGCTCACTACAAAAAGATCGCAGCTAGGAAAGCTGAGGAGATGGAGCAGGAGAACTCGATGAGCCCTATTATCCCCAGTCCTTGTTTATCCAGCAAGGAAGATCATAGTGAGAATTCGTCTGAGAATGGGGCTGAATTCGGTTTGTTCAGTCACGAGAGATTAGTTGAAAGAATTGCAGAGGAAGAAGCATGTGCAGCTGCTTTGACAAATGTTGTGACTGCAGATGAGGAGAAAAATTGTGATGCTAGATCATCCAAAGGGGATGAGCAAGGAGCTTGTATGAATGGTTTGATCGAAAATGTTGCTTCAGAGGAGGAGATGGGTGCTTCGGTGGAGTCAGGAAGCTCTGCAATTCAAGAAGCTAAGGATGAAACAAATATTGATGTAGATAACTCTGAGTTGAATGTTAGTAAAGATGCATTGTCGGTTGTGTTAGAGACGCCTCAGAAAGTTTCTCAGTGTATCTTGGAAAGACCTCGAGAAAGTAAAAACGTGTTGAAACAATCAAGTGTGGTGAAAAAGGAAAATTCGAAGTTGAATACGCGGCATGTACCTCAAAAG GTAACTCCAATGAACAAGGAGAGAAACTCGTCCATGACAAGAAAGAAAGTCGTTACACCTCCAACCAAACCGTTGCCAGCAACCACTCCTAGACACATGAGGCCTACTTTGGTCTCATCACCTATATCCGCCCCTCAAGCTTTAAAAAAGAAGGTGAATCATTCGGCACCACCAAAAACTCTGGTTGGACAAAGCAAGAAAGTAGCTCCCACCTCGCTGCACATGTCTCTTAGCTTGGGTCCTGCAGAGTCTCTTGGCGCTATCCCAATGACCAGGAAGTCATTGATAATGGAGAGCATGGGGGATAAGGATATTGTCAGACGAGCTTTCAAGACTTTCCAGAATCGGACAAATGGGTTTGCAACCGATGAAAAACCAACCACAGTAAAACAT GCATCATCTACTGCTCGTGAACCAAAGACATCCAGTTATCGCACTCCTACAAAGGGGAATGAAGG GCCGAGAAAGGAAGCTGAAAAGAGAACTAGTCAAAGGATCCAGTCAGGAACGAGATCAAATCCTCTGTCTACTGG ATTGCATAAAAGCACCGCACTGGATAAGAAAAGTCCCGCAACTCCCTCACCGGCTGCAGGGTTGAGAAGCGATGATAAAGCTGCGAAGCGTAAAGAG TTCCTAAAGAAGCTCGGGGAAAAATCAATTGCTAGAGAGTCGGAAAAAGCTCAGCTTGCTGCAAAATCAAAG GTGGGTGTTGAAAATGGGATGCGTCAGAAACCTATAACAACCCGTTGA
- the LOC121794074 gene encoding germin-like protein subfamily 1 member 1, with protein MKIQYIFLLHFLLALLHFTSLIKSDPEPLNDYCVAETKNQHNIFLNSVPCINPNHTLASHFSTSALSEPGSMNQFDFNVTLSNVNNLPGLNTLGLTMARVDIAANGLVPPHSHPRASEVTILLEGSLLVGFVDTSNKLYTQRLRPGDSFVFPKGLIHFLYNTGISSPALAVSGLSSQNPGAQVSSVASFASHPGMPDDVLRKGFKMNGQDVARIRRNLGG; from the coding sequence ATGAAAATCCAATATATTTTCTTGCTACATTTCCTCTTGGCCTTGCTACATTTCACGAGCCTAATCAAATCGGACCCCGAACCACTAAACGACTATTGTGTAGCCGAAACCAAAAATCAACACAATATTTTCCTAAATAGTGTACCATGCATTAACCCCAATCACACTCTAGCCTCTCATTTCTCCACGTCAGCATTGTCCGAACCCGGTAGCATGAACCAATTTGACTTCAACGTTACACTAAGCAACGTCAACAATTTACCCGGACTCAACACCCTAGGCCTAACCATGGCGCGTGTGGACATCGCTGCCAATGGTCTCGTGCCACCTCATTCTCACCCTAGGGCTTCGGAAGTCACCATTTTGCTCGAGGGCTCTCTCTTGGTCGGATTCGTCGACACTTCAAATAAGCTCTACACGCAACGCTTGCGACCCGGTGACTCTTTCGTGTTTCCTAAAGGTTTGATTCATTTCTTGTACAACACGGGGATATCGAGTCCGGCCTTGGCTGTTTCGGGGCTGAGCAGTCAGAACCCGGGCGCGCAAGTCTCGTCGGTTGCCTCGTTCGCCTCACACCCGGGAATGCCGGATGATGTGTTGCGGAAGGGATTCAAGATGAATGGACAAGATGTTGCTAGAATTAGAAGGAATCTTGGAGGGTGA
- the LOC121797428 gene encoding probable galacturonosyltransferase-like 10, producing MGISRISSELIAAIGFIILLIHTCLAIRSFPNSVGFAEAPDYTNGVECRPHSGGERAVCDSSVVHVAMTLDSEYLRGSVAAVHSVLRHASCPEEIFFHFIATESDPGALTRTVRSVFPSLSFKLYIFSQETVTGLISSSIRPALENPLNYARNYLGDMIDLCVKRVVYLDSDLVLVDDVAKLWEINITGSRVIGAPEYCHANFTKYFTESFWSDPVLSRVFGSKRPCYFNTGVMVMDLEKWREGQFRKKIENWMELQRKNRIYELGSLPPFLLVFGGNVEPIDHRWNQHGLGGDNVAGSCRALHPGPVSLLHWSGKGKPWVRLDERKPCPLDYLWQPYDLYNGRGKVQYLQHPELHLGLTTNFYGSYSTYFF from the coding sequence ATGGGTATTTCAAGAATTTCGTCAGAACTAATCGCCGCCATCGGATTCATCATCCTCCTCATCCACACGTGTCTCGCAATCCGATCCTTCCCCAACAGCGTGGGCTTCGCCGAGGCGCCGGACTACACCAACGGCGTGGAATGCCGGCCGCATTCCGGCGGGGAGAGAGCAGTCTGCGACTCCTCGGTGGTCCACGTGGCGATGACGCTCGACTCCGAGTACCTCCGCGGCTCTGTCGCGGCGGTGCACTCCGTCCTCCGCCACGCCTCCTGCCCGGAGGAGATCTTCTTCCACTTCATCGCCACCGAGTCCGACCCGGGCGCCCTGACCCGGACCGTCAGGTCCGTTTTCCCCTCCCTCAGCTTCAAGCTCTACATTTTCAGCCAAGAAACGGTCACGGGTCTCATATCCTCCTCGATCCGACCCGCTTTGGAGAACCCGCTCAACTACGCTCGGAACTATCTGGGCGATATGATCGACCTGTGCGTGAAACGGGTGGTGTATCTGGATTCGGATCTTGTGCTAGTCGACGACGTAGCCAAGCTCTGGGAAATCAACATAACCGGGTCGAGAGTAATCGGGGCCCCGGAATACTGCCACGCGAACTTCACCAAGTACTTCACCGAGAGTTTCTGGTCCGACCCGGTTCTGAGCCGGGTATTCGGTTCAAAAAGGCCGTGTTATTTTAACACCGGGGTTATGGTGATGGATTTGGAGAAATGGAGGGAGGGGCAATTCCGGAAGAAAATCGAGAATTGGATGGAATTGCAGAGAAAGAACCGGATATACGAGCTGGGGTCGTTGCCTCCGTTTTTACTAGTGTTTGGTGGGAACGTGGAGCCCATCGATCACAGGTGGAACCAGCACGGATTGGGAGGTGACAACGTGGCGGGATCGTGTAGGGCGCTGCACCCTGGTCCAGTGAGCCTGCTGCACTGGAGCGGAAAGGGGAAGCCGTGGGTCCGGCTTGATGAGAGGAAGCCCTGTCCATTGGATTATCTGTGGCAGCCCTACGATTTGTACAATGGGAGAGGGAAGGTACAATATCTGCAGCACCCGGAACTACACTTGGGCCTCACTACCAATTTCTATGGATCATATTCTACCTATTTCTTTTGA